Within the Marasmius oreades isolate 03SP1 chromosome 10, whole genome shotgun sequence genome, the region TGCGTCGTTCATATCTCTGATTTGACGAAAGAAACGAACGAGCCTTTCGTAGTAGTTGATAGCCACCTTAACGCTTCATCCAACCGTACCTTCGCCGCTTGAACAGGCCATCCTTCTAACAGCGAAACTTCACATTTTTCGCTATGCCAATCTTCGGTCTGTACGGACAAGGGGTAAGAGCCTGGATAATGTGACAATAAAGCTTGGACTTGCATCATTAAGGCCTCCCCTTATTAATTCCTTCCATGACAAGTCGCAGCATTTCAGTAAACCGGATACAAACGCGCGCAAAACAACGGTTATGAGTTCCATGGGGCGTTGAGGGTCGGCATTGAGAAGATAGGGTAGTAGATCAGGGTCAATCTCTTGAAGACAATGCACGTATAACAGTGTGAAAACTGTGTGGGAAAGCGTATTCGCTGAGTGCCATTCTATCTGAATTTCAAGGTCAATATTTTCGCTCGGCACCGAAAGTTAGAATCCTACTTCGTACGCAAATGCTCTATCAATTATCCAACAAATTTCTTCTGGTAACAGAGGCGTTAACGGATGGAAGGGTACTTTGTGGTCTTTCTCGAGCCTCATCCCAGTGTCAAGTCGCGGTTCACCGATCTATTAATCCTGAACAGTTGTAACGCACTCAAAGATGCCCAAGTACACTCACTTCAATTGCGCTCATCGCATCCTGCAGCTGAAATTCGTCTATCACAACCATACTGCCCGGTTCCATGGCTTTTATTCCGAATTGTTTTTTGAGTGAAATAATTGCGCTCTTTCAGAGACCAAGTCATACCGCTTGCAGCTTCGAGAAAAAGGGTGGTAACATCACGAAGATTATCGCCTCCGGGAAGTTCTAGATTCATATCCAAGTAGCTCATAGATATGCCGATGGGTATCAGGTCGAGTATGCAGCTGTAAGAAAAAAACGTATGCGCGTGGGAATTTCCCTCCTCCAATTTAAACTGCCCTTTGCTTGTGATTCTTGGTATCTTCCCACCACCATATCTCCTCTTATGTCTACGGTCAAGCGCATTTCTACGCGCTCGTCGAGCAGGCTCGCAGCTCGAGCTAGCTCTTGCCACCCTGCTGTCACGATATTTGAGCTCAAGGAGGACCCAGAGCCACGACGGCCAGCGAAACGCGTCAAACTGGAAGAAGGCGAGGATGAATTCGTGCAAGGATCCAGTCAGGACCTCGTCCCGAAAtcagaaacgattttggaaCCGATGATTGAACGAAAGACGGGATCACGGAAGTCTAAAGAAGGGAAGGAGATGAAAGTCGACCGCTCACCGTCAAAATctccccgaaaatccaagcCTATACCACAGTCTTTGAAGGATCCTCATCCTGCACCAGAGAATTGGAGGGAAGTTTACGATAAGATCAAAGAGATGAGGAAAAATGTAATAGCACCCGTGGACACGATGGGCTGCCACCAAGCTCAGCACGCGGAAAAGGATCCAAAGGTAAGTTGCATCACGATACCCATTCCAAAGCAGAGTCTCACAAGATCCACAGAATAGACGATTCGCGGTCCTCGTCTCTTTGATGCTTTCCTCGCAAACGAAAGATGAAGTCACCAATGCTGCTGTTTTGAAACTCCGGGAAGCGCTTGGAGGCACTATATCTGTGGACACGATGATCGCTGCGGAAGAGAAAACGATATCCGAGGCGATAGGAAAAGTGGGTTTTTGGAGGCGCAAAACTCAGTGAGTAGATTTTGTGCTTGCTCTGTGTTTCTTTGCCACGAACTGCTCCCATCTAGATATCTTAAGCAAGCTGCACTCCAGCTCCGAGATGAATTCGGATCTGACGTTCCGAAGACCGTCGACGAACTCTGTGGACTTCCTGGCGTGGGCCCCAAGATGGCCTTCCTGGCCCTACAAGTAGCATGGAATCTGTATGGAACCTACCTTTCGATAACCAGAGCTTTTATCCATCTTTCTCCCTCCCAGTAATCAAGGCATCGGCGTCGACGTCCACGTTCATCGAATCACCAATCGCTTGGGATGGCATAAACTCCCGACGAAGAACCCCGAAGAAACGAGGTGTGTTGTTGGCCAAACCTTCTGCTCACCGACACTAAGCCGTTGGTCGTTCCTTTCAAGGTTGAATTTACAATCGTGGCTTCCAAAAGACCTTCACGCGGAAATCAACTACATGCTCGTTGGCTTTGGACAGGTGCTTTTTATCTCAAAACAACTGTTTCTTTCGTACTCACAAGACCGTTAACTAGATGATTTGTCTCCCCGTCGGTCCACGCTGCGAGCAGTGCACTTTGAGCAAAGATAAACTCTGCCCTAGTGCTCAAACCCCTAAAGTGAGGAAAACCAAGTCCGCGAAAACTGAGATTACTGCCAAAATTGAAAGCGCCGGAAGGCCAAAAGTCGAAATCGAACTGGAGTATGAAGGCTTATGGCGTttcaaggaagaagatgattAACCTCATTTAAGATTGGTACCGCGAACAAGTTGTCGTTTCCCAAGTGCAGCAAAGACACTGTCATTGCTTGGATCCTTCTATACTTACCTATTCCCATTTCCCATAACTTGAGTTCATGTTGTATCCGGACAGTGAAAGTCAGGCTAATTCTTGCATATCTTATCTAATCTCTAATCTTATCTCATTGCACAGCCGAAATTAAACCATTGAACCTTCTCTAGATCTTCAGGTGTCGCTTTTTGGTTCCTCCATTCAAACTGTCGAACTCGATCGAGAGCCCTAAACACCCGGTTTTCCTGTGTTACCTTGCTTTGCACATTCTTCCCGAGGTTTGATTGCGAAGGGGTTGGGCGGGTTCCTATTCCGATGATGGACCGCCGTGACGCGACCATCCGAATGGAACGAAATACTACGCAGTAATCCGCACCTGCAATTGGCCACGAGTTTTGCATCATTTCTGTGTTGTAATACCGGGTTAATGGAGCACCATACTGGATTTACGACCTGGAACCCTACAGAGACTCGGGGCTGAAGAGGACCAGTTTGACCGTGGTCGGACCATATGAGCCTTCACAGAACGTTCTCTGTGGTGTTACCGTTCACTACGTAACGTTCGAACGGACGATGGAATGTTGGAATGTTTGGCGAGGATTGATGCAAGATAGGAGGATTGATACACTGatcgttgaacgttgaacctgGAACCAGAGTGACGAGCGCCGTATGAATCGTCGTTCTTCACCGCCTCTGGTTTTTGTTGAGTTCTTGGACGAAGAGCTGCGGATCCCCGCAGTATCAGGTATTACTACTGACGAATGTATATGCTTTTCAGGTTTCAGTTTCAAGACTATTTTGGTATCCACAGCGGCAGATTCTATTACGATGGACAAAGGCCCTATTCCTCTCCCCATGTTTGGAAATGTGATTGCACAGGAATTACGACTGGAGTCTCGCCATCTCTGGCCATACTATATAAATATATGTTGAGAGGTGCTTTCCATACGCAAGAAACTCTCCGATCCGTTCTTCTAGTCCTGTCGTTGAACGAGTCCTCGAAACGATTTTGCCAGTATGCCCAACTTCTTCTGCAGTCAGTGGCCGTTCGTTGTTGTGGACTTGAATCTGAACTGACACTCCCCATTTCGCAGATCTAGCAGATCCCGACTATCCATACCCTTACTGTATCAACTTTTCAGCCGCCATCGCGTTTTCGGTCCTGTTTGGCCTCTCAACCATCCTCCATTTCGCGCAAGCCATATACTTCCGGAAAAGATTCTGCTGGGTCGTCGTCATGGCTGGACTGTGGGAGACGACCAGCTACATTTTTAGAGCCCTGTCGGCTTACGACATCAGCCCGCAAGGTTTTGGTATCCCGTCCCAACTTCTGGTTCAGCTGGCACCACTTTGGATCAACGCCTTCGTTTATATGGTCTTTGGACGAGTCGTTTATTATTTCTTACCGGATAAGAGAGTGGGTCATTTGAGTGCGCACGTTTTATCGGTCATCTTCGTACTCCTAGACGTCATGTAAGTGCTTCGTTCAGCATCCGTGTCTGCCAGAGGGTTTACCAAGTGCCTTCGATTTTAATCAGGTCATTTCTTATACAAGGCACGGGCGCGATTTTGGCGCAATCTGGGTCGGACGCTCCGAAACTCAAGGTCACAGGTTTTCACGTTTACCAAGGCGGCGTCGGTAAGATACCGTTTCAGTGGCTATCAGTGCTATCAGACCAACGGGATGACTGATCCAATCTCCAATCAGGCGCGCAGCAATTCTCCATCGTGCTCTTCATTGTGTTGGTCATCAGGTGTCAAGTGAAACTGAAAGCCTTGGAAAATGAGGGTCAACGGCATAGGGAAACTAGTTGGAGGAAGGCACTTTTCCCGATTTATGGTGCACTCCTGCTGATCACTGTACGTATCTTCCACCTTTTTTCACCGGCAGCGTGCTCTGAACCTCGTAGCAGATTCGGACTATCTACCGTCTGACCGAGTTCGCTGGGGGTTTTGACTCCGGGATCTCTAAGAATGAACCAGCATTCTATGCTCTCGAGGCCACAATGATGATAATTTGTATGAACATCTTCAACATATGGCACCCCGGTGCTGTCCTTGTAGGCCAAGGAAGCGAGTTCAAAAAGAAGGACAAGAAGTCGAAGAGCAAGAAGTCGAAAGATACGGAAGTGGCTGCTTCGGACGAGCAGGGAATCGCGCTGACAGAGGTCAGACCAAGCTCTCAAGATATCGATATCGAGTCATCTCCATCGTTTTCCAAGCCCGAAAGAAGACCTTCTGATTTGGACCCGGTTATAACGCCTTCCATGGTCGATACACCATACCAAAACCCCCCTTCGTACACCCATGATCATGGTTCCCATACATCCCGTGGAGCGGGATGGGATAAGGGATATTACCACTAGCCGTCGACCTCTGATTCACAGTCCGCTTGTCACTTTACTGATTCATTTTTTTGGGAAGTTTATATTATTGGACAATACTAGACATATCAGAGTTCATCAATAAAACAGTCAATGTAGTAGTAACTACTTGCTTCATACTTTTCTGTCGCTTTATGAAGTGTATCAATATACAGCCGGTGAATCATACTTGTTTGAGTCGGCAATTTCAGGCTTGAGTTATTCCAGCTGTAGTATCGCAACAGCGTGCTAAGAGGCGTCCCATAAGTTGCACGGGGTGGAGGTTGAACGAGGAAAATAGATCAATTGGTCGTCGCAGAGGTAAGAGGGGGGAAATGGAAATAAAGTGATACCTCAAAGGTAGGGACACTTCCCACGTCTTGAAAGCAGAACGCTCAATTGGCAGGCTCAATCACAAGTAGGGTACGTCAATTTTAAACTCGGATTTACAGGTCCTTTAATATTCGTACATGCAAATGCTCATCTGAAAGGACCGGTCAGGTCTACGTTCCTTTACGAGCGAGAGAACTTCTGTATCAGCTTCCAGTTCGGAACCATTTCTCCAGGGTAATTCCAGTGCTCAGACACGTCATTGATAACGCAGCTGCGCTAACTCGAAATAGCACCACCACTTTTATCATTCCAGCTGCATAGCCGCATCCCAAAACCCTCTTTCAAACTCAGTACACCGTTTCCAGACTGTAATCCATTCTTGGAACCGAGCGGGCGAAGGAGGGTCTCCCTCCGCTCGCGCCTCAATAGTCTCTGGAAACGTGGCTCAGTTTTCACGCCGAAAGCCAAGATCGGAGAAACAAACCTAGTCCGATTCGAACAGCTTTCTGATAGCTTTCACCAGAATAAATTTCAATCCATCGCCGATATGGGTTTCCCTCGAGTGCCACCGTAGATCCTTCTTCCGtcgctttcttcttcaaccaaAGCCCAGCCTCACCATAACCGAGTAAACAGGATAATTGCGCCATGAGCAACTTCGTCGCGTCACCTGTATAAGAATTTTTACGTCACGCAACCAGGAGTTGGTCTCAAAGTGTTACCTTCCAAACCCGTCGTGAGTAGATACCCGCCGTAAGCAGCGGTGGCCAGGCCTTCTTCCGCGTTCTCTAGATCCTCGAGAGAGATTCCGAATTGAGCAGCGAAAGTCCTGTGTGCTCCGCTCTCCTTCAGAATATCCAGGATTATTCGCGTAGCAGAGGCTATTTCTGGAAAAGATGTCGACTTCGCAGCGAGCAGACTGCGGGGAAAGGTCGACATACAACTGGACACTCCGAACGACGGATTAGCTTACCCGTAAGCACGAGCATAGTATTTGAGGTAAAGATAATCCTGTCTTTTCATTTTGTCAGTTCACCCACGGGAGAGCAGTCAAACACGTCGGCTTACTTGATGAAATAGGTAAAACATTGCTTCGGGAGAATGCCCTGACCGAGTAGTTTGACAAACTTGTGTTGAACGAAATCCTTCCAGATCGTAGCAGATTCCTCAATCAGTAATCGGGTAAACGGGTAAGGATTACAAGCAGATTTCCTTTACTCGAATTTGTTAGTAGCTCGAATATATAAAAGCAAGTTTCGAGTTACTTACGACGGTATAAGGACTCTTTTGAgtggatgaagatgatttAATGGACCATTTCCCCGTCCAATCCCTGGAGCGCCCTCGATACCGCGGTGAGTGTACACGGTTGCAGTCCTTACGGCCTCAACCACTGTCGGTATTTTCCAGTGAGTGAAGCGAGCGCAAGATATGATGAAAAACCAACGGCATTGTGCTTGAGCTAATTCTGAAGCAATGGC harbors:
- a CDS encoding uncharacterized protein (BUSCO:EOG09263R4M) — its product is MSTVKRISTRSSSRLAARASSCHPAVTIFELKEDPEPRRPAKRVKLEEGEDEFVQGSSQDLVPKSETILEPMIERKTGSRKSKEGKEMKVDRSPSKSPRKSKPIPQSLKDPHPAPENWREVYDKIKEMRKNVIAPVDTMGCHQAQHAEKDPKNRRFAVLVSLMLSSQTKDEVTNAAVLKLREALGGTISVDTMIAAEEKTISEAIGKVGFWRRKTQYLKQAALQLRDEFGSDVPKTVDELCGLPGVGPKMAFLALQVAWNLNQGIGVDVHVHRITNRLGWHKLPTKNPEETRLNLQSWLPKDLHAEINYMLVGFGQMICLPVGPRCEQCTLSKDKLCPSAQTPKVRKTKSAKTEITAKIESAGRPKVEIELEYEGLWRFKEEDD